The Micromonospora sp. NBC_00421 genome contains a region encoding:
- the arfB gene encoding alternative ribosome rescue aminoacyl-tRNA hydrolase ArfB, translated as MDDGLRVTDRWTVPAAELRERFSRSSGPGGQGVNTTDSRVELSFDVAGTTSLPPVLRERVLERLAGRLVDGVLTIAASEHRAQLANREAARERLAALLRAAVAPPPPARRPTRPSRGAKERRLADKKRQSQRKRDRRADGD; from the coding sequence GTGGACGACGGACTGCGGGTGACCGACAGGTGGACCGTGCCCGCCGCCGAGCTGCGGGAACGGTTCTCCCGCTCGTCCGGGCCGGGCGGGCAGGGCGTCAACACCACCGACTCCCGGGTCGAGTTGAGCTTCGACGTCGCCGGCACCACCAGCCTGCCGCCGGTGCTGCGGGAGCGGGTGCTGGAGCGGCTCGCCGGGCGGCTGGTCGACGGGGTGCTCACCATCGCCGCCAGCGAGCACCGGGCGCAGCTGGCCAACCGGGAGGCGGCCCGGGAGCGACTGGCCGCGCTGCTGCGCGCCGCCGTCGCCCCACCCCCGCCGGCCCGTCGGCCCACCCGCCCCTCCCGGGGCGCCAAGGAACGCCGCCTCGCCGACAAGAAGCGCCAGTCCCAGCGCAAACGGGACCGCCGCGCCGACGGGGACTGA